One genomic segment of Ferrimonas sp. YFM includes these proteins:
- a CDS encoding DUF2897 family protein: MEKWQAWLLIALILGVIVSNIMVLKYTANYKMPQFGKPNLPKAPRKQGDEADSAPNDDGDASGKSGQ; this comes from the coding sequence ATGGAAAAATGGCAAGCTTGGCTGCTGATCGCCCTGATCCTCGGCGTCATCGTCAGCAACATCATGGTGCTCAAGTACACCGCCAACTATAAGATGCCTCAGTTTGGCAAACCCAACCTGCCCAAAGCCCCCCGCAAGCAAGGCGACGAAGCCGACAGCGCCCCTAACGACGACGGCGACGCATCAGGCAAATCAGGGCAATAG